In one window of Streptomyces sp. FXJ1.172 DNA:
- the nagA gene encoding N-acetylglucosamine-6-phosphate deacetylase — protein MAPSLVLTGARVVLPGAVVDDGRVCVEGTRIVAAAAESAEVVDLTGHWLVPGFVDIHNHGGGGASFSGSAEEILRAVRTHRAHGTTTLVASTVTDEMDLLVRQAGLLSELVEQGEIAGIHFEGPFISPCRKGAHSEELLRDPDPAEVRKLIDAARGKAKMVTLATELPGGVDSVRLLAEHGVIAAIGHTDATYEQTVEAIDAGATVATHLFNAMPALGHRTPGPIAALLEDERVTVELINDGTHLHPAALELAFHHAGADRVAFITDAMDAAGIGDGRYMLGPLEVEVSDGVARLVHGGSIAGSTLTQDRAFKRAVSVDRLSVEDAVTALSVNPARLLGLSDRIGSLEPGKDADLVVLDANFDLKGVMRRGEWVITPQLA, from the coding sequence ATGGCTCCCAGCTTGGTTCTCACAGGTGCCCGGGTGGTGCTGCCCGGCGCGGTGGTGGACGACGGGCGCGTGTGCGTCGAGGGCACGCGGATCGTGGCCGCGGCCGCCGAGAGCGCCGAGGTCGTCGACCTCACCGGCCACTGGCTGGTGCCCGGCTTCGTCGACATCCACAACCACGGCGGCGGCGGAGCCTCCTTCTCCGGCAGCGCCGAGGAGATCCTCAGGGCCGTCCGTACGCACCGCGCGCACGGCACCACCACCCTCGTGGCCTCCACCGTGACCGACGAGATGGACCTGCTGGTCCGCCAGGCCGGGCTGCTGAGCGAACTGGTCGAACAGGGGGAGATCGCCGGCATCCACTTCGAGGGGCCGTTCATCTCGCCGTGCCGCAAGGGCGCGCACTCCGAGGAACTGCTGCGCGACCCGGACCCGGCCGAGGTCCGCAAGCTGATCGACGCCGCGCGCGGCAAGGCGAAGATGGTCACCCTGGCCACCGAGCTGCCCGGCGGCGTCGACTCCGTACGGCTGCTCGCCGAGCACGGCGTGATCGCGGCGATCGGGCACACCGACGCGACGTACGAGCAGACGGTGGAGGCGATCGACGCGGGCGCCACGGTCGCCACCCACCTCTTCAACGCGATGCCCGCGCTCGGCCACCGCACGCCCGGCCCGATCGCGGCCCTGCTGGAGGACGAGCGGGTCACGGTCGAGCTGATCAACGACGGCACCCATCTGCACCCGGCCGCGCTGGAGCTGGCGTTCCACCACGCGGGCGCGGACCGGGTCGCGTTCATCACGGACGCGATGGACGCGGCCGGCATCGGCGACGGCCGCTACATGCTCGGTCCGCTGGAGGTCGAGGTCAGCGACGGGGTGGCCCGGCTGGTGCACGGCGGTTCGATCGCGGGCTCCACGCTGACCCAGGACCGCGCGTTCAAGCGGGCGGTGAGCGTCGACCGGCTGTCGGTCGAGGACGCGGTGACGGCCCTGTCCGTCAATCCGGCCCGGCTGCTCGGCCTGTCCGACCGCATCGGCTCGCTGGAACCGGGCAAGGACGCCGATCTCGTCGTACTCGACGCGAACTTCGACCTCAAGGGCGTGATGCGGCGCGGCGAGTGGGTGATCACTCCGCAACTGGCCTGA